In Spirosoma aureum, a single genomic region encodes these proteins:
- a CDS encoding histidine kinase dimerization/phosphoacceptor domain -containing protein, with the protein MRTGLFIFLLSLGISSRAQTLPPIDYDSLFQRRMAGLSPVQRFEWTNKYVIFLNEHSRFAEARTLLRTSLRAAQQAHLTAWTARFYELSGYIEETNGNLVRSVDFFLKALAIYQATYAFEQQQQLCVHIIGVYSSLQNLDKRQEYNQQATTLQREYHQLSMLPFMYADKADDFVNAGKLDSALAYGRKAMTVLWVTRKWQQFYSYLDGYGVLLTDGGQYREAEKTFRQCLTYSLQQGDKRRELYEYIHLPEPLLHLGRLDEAAHYAKLALSRIELDPERQDEHRMQVYESLTHIAEARGQYKQALVYERLSNQYRNAVLSVEKNRQIAEVETRYQTAQKQARINQLSIDNQRQLTQISWQAVGLIALIALLGLALWQYRVIRQVNARLRTTSQVVSENNRQISQQSDRLGVLMQELHHRVKNNLAIVSSLMRMQSKRLDDPRAVQAVQDGQRRVEAISLIHQQFYQNENLADVPIKAYVTELTEGLLVGYGFDPDTFDCKVEVADIQLDVDVAVPLGLILNEVLTNAFKYAYANVTKPRLSVRLQPVTDGPATGLLIEVQDNGPGLEGSGRTDARLEGPGQTDTQLGGAIPAVSRRKGSFGQRLIRELTGQIGGEMSLTTRHGTYFRLWIPTPA; encoded by the coding sequence ATGCGTACCGGTCTGTTCATTTTCCTGTTGTCGCTGGGTATCAGCAGTCGGGCACAAACCCTACCGCCGATTGATTACGATAGCCTCTTTCAACGGCGGATGGCGGGGTTGTCGCCTGTACAACGCTTTGAATGGACAAATAAGTATGTCATTTTTCTGAACGAACATTCCCGATTTGCCGAAGCCAGAACCTTATTACGGACTTCGTTAAGAGCAGCGCAACAGGCTCATTTAACCGCCTGGACGGCCCGATTCTACGAGCTGTCAGGGTATATTGAAGAGACCAACGGTAATCTAGTCAGGTCCGTTGATTTTTTCCTAAAGGCACTGGCTATCTACCAGGCCACCTATGCTTTTGAACAGCAACAACAACTGTGTGTTCATATTATCGGAGTCTATAGTAGCCTTCAGAATTTAGACAAAAGACAGGAATACAATCAGCAGGCGACTACGTTACAACGCGAGTATCATCAACTGTCTATGCTGCCGTTTATGTATGCAGATAAGGCTGATGATTTCGTAAATGCCGGAAAACTGGATTCGGCGCTGGCCTATGGTCGAAAAGCCATGACCGTTTTATGGGTGACCCGGAAATGGCAACAATTTTATAGTTACCTGGATGGCTACGGAGTGCTATTGACGGATGGGGGGCAGTACCGCGAAGCCGAAAAAACCTTTCGCCAGTGCCTGACCTACAGTCTCCAGCAGGGCGATAAGCGACGGGAACTCTACGAATACATCCACCTGCCCGAACCGTTGCTACACCTGGGTCGACTGGATGAAGCCGCACACTACGCGAAGCTGGCCCTGAGCCGGATCGAACTCGACCCCGAACGCCAGGATGAACACAGAATGCAGGTCTATGAGTCCCTGACACACATTGCCGAAGCCAGGGGCCAATACAAACAGGCCCTGGTCTACGAACGACTGAGTAATCAGTACAGGAATGCCGTGCTGAGCGTGGAGAAAAACCGGCAGATTGCCGAAGTAGAAACCCGCTACCAGACTGCTCAGAAACAGGCCCGCATCAACCAACTCAGTATTGATAATCAGCGTCAGTTAACCCAAATCAGTTGGCAGGCGGTTGGCCTGATTGCCCTGATTGCCCTGCTGGGCCTGGCTCTGTGGCAATATCGCGTCATCCGGCAGGTAAATGCCCGGCTGAGAACCACAAGCCAGGTGGTTTCCGAAAACAACCGGCAGATTAGCCAGCAGTCCGACCGGTTGGGCGTTCTGATGCAGGAGTTGCACCACCGGGTCAAAAATAATCTGGCCATCGTCTCGAGCCTGATGCGAATGCAATCGAAACGACTCGACGATCCGCGGGCCGTGCAGGCCGTACAGGACGGACAACGGCGGGTAGAAGCCATATCGTTGATTCACCAACAGTTTTACCAGAACGAAAACCTGGCCGATGTACCTATAAAAGCCTACGTGACCGAACTCACCGAGGGCCTCCTGGTGGGCTACGGTTTCGACCCCGACACCTTCGACTGTAAGGTTGAAGTAGCTGATATCCAACTCGATGTGGATGTGGCCGTGCCGCTGGGCCTGATTCTGAACGAAGTGCTGACCAATGCATTCAAATACGCGTATGCCAACGTAACCAAGCCGAGGCTAAGCGTTCGGCTCCAGCCGGTAACGGATGGCCCGGCAACCGGGTTACTCATCGAGGTCCAGGATAATGGTCCCGGACTGGAGGGTTCCGGTCGGACCGACGCTCGGCTGGAGGGTCCCGGTCAGACCGACACTCAGTTGGGCGGTGCAATCCCGGCTGTTTCCCGGCGAAAAGGCTCTTTTGGCCAACGACTGATTCGTGAACTGACCGGCCAGATAGGGGGCGAGATGAGCCTGACGACCCGGCACGGCACCTACTTTCGACTGTGGATTCCGACGCCGGCCTAA
- a CDS encoding LytR/AlgR family response regulator transcription factor: MADPINILIIEDEAVLSMDLSDLLEEEGYFVIGTANNGPKALSLHQQNRLDLALCDIHIKGGWDGIETAERLLAERPIPIIFLTALTDKVTLDRAMRLYPSAYLIKPVTVPGLRAAIELALRNFTQSVTTPAEPLPSLTSLPALKDEARIEPILRIDDAVFIKHKYQFVKISLDDIDYIEADGSYTRLVTAQHRYALRLTISHVLDRLSFPRLIRIHRSYAVNLNRVSTFNEREVCLPALSLPLGRIYKPDFLRHFDIR; encoded by the coding sequence ATGGCTGACCCTATCAACATCCTGATTATTGAAGATGAAGCGGTGCTCTCCATGGACCTGAGCGATTTGCTGGAAGAAGAAGGCTATTTCGTGATTGGGACGGCCAACAACGGCCCCAAAGCCCTTAGCTTGCACCAGCAAAACCGGCTTGACCTGGCTCTGTGCGATATTCATATCAAAGGCGGGTGGGACGGCATCGAAACGGCGGAACGCCTGCTGGCCGAACGGCCCATTCCCATCATCTTCCTGACCGCCCTGACCGATAAGGTCACGCTCGACCGTGCCATGCGGCTCTACCCGTCAGCTTACCTGATCAAACCCGTCACCGTACCCGGCCTGCGAGCCGCCATTGAACTGGCTCTGCGAAACTTTACCCAGTCGGTAACTACTCCGGCCGAACCACTGCCTTCCCTGACCAGTCTGCCTGCGCTCAAAGATGAAGCCCGGATTGAACCCATTCTGCGGATTGACGACGCGGTGTTTATCAAACATAAATACCAGTTCGTCAAAATTAGCCTCGATGATATCGACTATATTGAAGCCGATGGTTCCTATACGAGGTTAGTGACCGCCCAGCACCGTTACGCCCTGCGGCTGACCATTAGCCACGTGCTGGATCGCCTTAGCTTCCCCCGCCTGATTCGCATTCACCGCTCCTATGCGGTAAATCTGAACCGGGTGAGTACCTTCAATGAGCGGGAAGTGTGTCTGCCCGCGCTGAGCCTGCCGCTGGGCCGAATCTATAAGCCCGACTTTTTGCGCCACTTCGACATTCGGTAA